A genomic region of Candidatus Baltobacteraceae bacterium contains the following coding sequences:
- a CDS encoding penicillin acylase family protein, which yields MRIVIRAVAALLAAIAVILAIYAGNVFAGMHARARADGTIAGLGLYAPVQILRDARGVPHVRAQNEHDLFFAQGYVEGADRLFQLDLQRRFVYGDLSEILGSVTLRADEAARVVPVREIVEREWARLNGGDRAMLRAFADGVNAAASRESTPVEFRILHYSMQPWRPQDSLAVAFATVLVLTDDWNEVAGRVGKNEPLSDPCFDAPVTEGLAHIADPARCSTRDARLDLIRALLDRRPPIGSNEWAAGAAHTASGRALLANDPHLQLGIPGVWYLLDLHAPTFHAAGATLVGTPGITLGHNDKVAWGATNGAVTALSIFDAPPHLEPADWQTEKFRVRFGRDVTKRYYRGAREFGTWVSVNAKRRFVLVRWNAYDDPQSALTTFEALDRARSIEDALAALRTYPGPTQNFELAGVSGRVAYQLAGSIPDDPLWSRGIHPASDLRNVYPPVPFDELPHVAPARTAIVWTSNNKMYGPSYPLRLSPAFIAPCRAYRVARMLRARTTYDIAYFAAMQMDVLSVCERALAAHVPQLAAWDGRFTPVSRDATAAYYLRRALVREFGGMTETMLASRAKPGAVTALAAVSDPSPTPWGTAGAVQVRHPLAALGFSFLNGTTFAGDGDAYTVKVQNYGFSQSFRAVWDVGNWDAGGITIPQGESGRPGSGHYTDEAAAWVAGKLLPLPYSDAAVEAAAVHRLTLEPAAGSGR from the coding sequence ATGCGGATCGTCATCCGCGCCGTTGCCGCACTGCTCGCAGCCATCGCCGTGATCCTCGCGATCTATGCCGGCAACGTGTTCGCCGGCATGCACGCGCGTGCGCGAGCCGACGGCACGATCGCCGGGCTGGGTCTGTACGCACCGGTTCAGATCTTGCGCGACGCGCGCGGCGTACCGCATGTCCGTGCACAGAACGAACACGATCTCTTCTTTGCGCAAGGCTACGTCGAGGGAGCGGACCGGCTCTTCCAACTCGACCTGCAGCGCCGGTTCGTCTACGGAGATCTCAGCGAGATTCTCGGATCCGTGACGCTGCGGGCCGACGAAGCAGCACGCGTCGTGCCGGTGCGTGAGATCGTCGAGCGAGAGTGGGCGCGGCTGAACGGAGGCGACCGTGCGATGCTGCGGGCGTTTGCGGACGGCGTCAACGCGGCGGCGTCCCGCGAGTCGACCCCGGTCGAGTTTCGGATCCTTCATTATTCGATGCAGCCGTGGAGACCGCAAGACTCGCTTGCGGTCGCTTTCGCAACCGTCCTCGTTTTGACCGACGATTGGAACGAGGTCGCCGGCCGTGTGGGCAAGAACGAACCCCTTTCCGATCCCTGCTTCGATGCGCCGGTCACCGAAGGTCTCGCGCACATCGCCGACCCGGCGCGTTGCAGCACACGCGACGCCCGCCTCGATCTGATCCGCGCGCTTCTCGACCGGCGGCCGCCGATCGGCAGCAATGAATGGGCGGCCGGGGCAGCGCACACCGCGAGCGGACGCGCGCTGCTCGCCAACGACCCGCATCTGCAGCTCGGCATTCCAGGCGTGTGGTATCTGCTCGATCTGCATGCGCCGACGTTTCACGCCGCCGGCGCGACGCTGGTGGGAACGCCGGGGATCACGCTCGGTCACAACGATAAGGTCGCGTGGGGCGCGACCAACGGAGCGGTAACGGCGCTCTCGATCTTCGATGCGCCGCCACATCTCGAGCCCGCCGATTGGCAAACCGAGAAGTTCCGCGTTCGCTTCGGCCGCGACGTGACCAAGCGCTACTACCGCGGCGCGCGCGAGTTCGGCACGTGGGTCAGCGTGAACGCCAAACGACGATTTGTGCTCGTGCGGTGGAACGCATACGACGACCCGCAATCCGCACTGACGACGTTCGAAGCGCTCGATCGCGCGCGCAGCATCGAAGACGCGCTGGCGGCGCTGCGCACCTATCCCGGACCGACGCAGAATTTCGAACTTGCCGGCGTGAGCGGCCGCGTCGCCTATCAGCTTGCCGGCTCGATACCGGACGATCCGCTGTGGTCGCGCGGCATTCACCCGGCAAGCGATCTGCGCAACGTCTATCCGCCGGTTCCGTTCGACGAGCTGCCGCACGTTGCGCCCGCGCGCACGGCGATCGTGTGGACGTCGAACAACAAGATGTACGGACCGTCGTATCCGCTCAGGCTCTCGCCGGCATTCATCGCACCGTGCCGAGCCTATCGCGTTGCCCGGATGCTGCGCGCCCGCACGACGTACGACATCGCATATTTCGCGGCGATGCAGATGGACGTGCTCTCGGTTTGCGAACGTGCGCTCGCGGCGCACGTCCCGCAGCTCGCCGCGTGGGACGGCCGCTTCACGCCGGTCTCGCGGGACGCGACCGCCGCGTACTACCTGCGCCGGGCGCTCGTGCGCGAGTTCGGCGGCATGACCGAAACGATGCTCGCCTCACGCGCGAAGCCGGGGGCCGTCACGGCACTCGCCGCCGTCAGCGATCCCTCGCCGACGCCCTGGGGAACGGCCGGCGCGGTGCAGGTGCGTCACCCGCTCGCCGCGCTCGGGTTTTCGTTCTTGAATGGAACCACGTTCGCTGGCGACGGCGACGCCTACACGGTGAAGGTTCAGAACTACGGGTTCTCGCAGAGCTTCCGCGCCGTCTGGGACGTCGGGAACTGGGATGCCGGCGGCATCACGATTCCGCAAGGTGAATCGGGACGGCCGGGCAGCGGCCACTACACCGACGAAGCCGCCGCCTGGGTTGCCGGAAAGCTACTGCCGCTGCCCTATTCGGACGCGGCCGTCGAGGCGGCGGCGGTGCACCGGTTGACGCTCGAGCCGGCGGCCGGGTCAGGACGTTGA
- a CDS encoding twin-arginine translocase TatA/TatE family subunit, whose amino-acid sequence MFSVPDIMVVSVLALLLFGPDQLPKIMRQSGRLMREIQNTSHSFIAEMERAAEISEAQSEPRPPVDEPK is encoded by the coding sequence ATGTTCTCTGTTCCCGATATCATGGTCGTCTCGGTGCTGGCGCTGCTGCTGTTCGGTCCCGATCAGCTGCCCAAAATCATGCGTCAGAGCGGGCGGCTGATGCGCGAGATCCAGAATACCTCGCACTCGTTCATTGCCGAGATGGAACGCGCCGCCGAGATCAGCGAGGCTCAGAGCGAGCCGCGGCCGCCGGTCGACGAGCCCAAATAG
- the sufB gene encoding Fe-S cluster assembly protein SufB, whose amino-acid sequence MTTPASLGSDAHPALGLQQPPRAAATPAQLPVSEDYRHGFHDPENYVFKSDKGLTREIVERISAMKNEPDWMRDFRLKAYELFVSKPMPTWGDTELLSQIDFADIHYFVKSTDKTERSWDDVPDDIKRTFDRLGIPEAERKFLAGVSAQYESEVVYHNVSKELDAQGVLFCDMDTAVKQYPEIVRKYLATVIPAADNKFSALNSAVWSGGSFIYVPPGVEVKMPLQAYFRINAENMGQFERTLIIADAGAKIHYIEGCTAPKFSTSSLHSAVVELIALEGASIRYTTIQNWYRNIYNLVTKRAVAHENATVEWVDGNLGSKLTMKYPSIYLMGEGARGEILSMAFAGEGQHQDAGAKVIHVAPNTTSVVTNKSVSAHGGKTTYRGLVEIFPGATGAKTRVRCDALIMDDRSASDTKPTMKIHEQRSTVEHEASVSKIGEDQLFYAMSRGLSEADATAMIVNGFFDFFVKELPMEYAVELNRLVKMEMEGAVG is encoded by the coding sequence ATGACTACGCCCGCATCGCTCGGCTCGGACGCGCATCCTGCGCTCGGGCTCCAGCAGCCGCCTCGTGCGGCAGCCACGCCAGCTCAGCTCCCGGTCTCCGAGGACTACCGCCACGGGTTCCACGACCCGGAAAACTACGTTTTCAAGTCGGACAAGGGCCTCACGCGCGAGATCGTCGAGCGCATCAGCGCGATGAAGAATGAGCCGGACTGGATGCGGGACTTCCGCCTCAAGGCTTACGAGCTCTTCGTCAGCAAGCCGATGCCGACGTGGGGCGACACCGAGCTGCTCTCCCAAATCGACTTCGCGGACATCCATTATTTCGTCAAGTCGACCGACAAGACCGAGCGTTCGTGGGACGACGTACCCGACGACATCAAACGCACCTTCGATCGTTTGGGCATTCCGGAGGCCGAGCGCAAGTTCTTGGCCGGCGTTTCCGCCCAGTACGAGTCGGAAGTCGTCTATCACAACGTCAGCAAGGAACTCGACGCGCAGGGCGTGCTCTTCTGCGACATGGATACCGCGGTCAAGCAGTATCCGGAGATCGTCCGCAAATATCTCGCGACCGTGATTCCCGCCGCGGACAACAAGTTCTCGGCACTGAACTCCGCCGTTTGGTCGGGCGGATCGTTCATCTACGTTCCGCCGGGCGTCGAAGTGAAGATGCCGCTGCAAGCCTATTTCCGTATCAACGCCGAGAACATGGGTCAGTTCGAGCGCACGCTGATCATAGCGGATGCCGGAGCGAAGATCCATTACATCGAGGGCTGTACCGCGCCGAAGTTCTCGACCTCGTCGCTGCACAGTGCGGTAGTCGAACTGATTGCGCTCGAGGGCGCGTCGATTCGCTACACCACCATTCAAAATTGGTATCGCAATATCTACAATCTCGTGACCAAGCGTGCGGTGGCGCACGAGAACGCGACGGTCGAATGGGTGGACGGTAACCTCGGTTCGAAGCTCACGATGAAGTATCCGTCGATCTACTTGATGGGTGAAGGCGCGCGCGGCGAGATTCTGTCGATGGCGTTTGCCGGCGAGGGCCAGCACCAGGATGCCGGCGCCAAAGTGATCCACGTCGCGCCGAACACGACCTCGGTCGTGACCAACAAGAGCGTGAGCGCGCACGGCGGCAAGACGACCTATCGTGGCCTCGTCGAGATCTTTCCGGGAGCAACCGGCGCCAAGACGCGCGTGCGCTGCGACGCGCTGATCATGGACGACCGCTCGGCCAGCGACACGAAGCCGACGATGAAGATTCACGAGCAGCGCTCGACCGTCGAGCACGAGGCGAGCGTCTCGAAGATCGGCGAGGACCAACTGTTTTACGCGATGTCGCGCGGTCTCTCGGAAGCCGATGCCACGGCGATGATCGTCAACGGCTTCTTCGACTTCTTCGTCAAAGAATTGCCGATGGAATACGCCGTCGAGCTCAACCGTCTGGTGAAGATGGAGATGGAAGGCGCCGTCGGCTAA
- the gcvT gene encoding glycine cleavage system aminomethyltransferase GcvT: MSTSTQLRRTALYHEHGKHGGRMVPFAGFEMPVQYSSILKEHDAVRHRAGLFDLSHMAQFLMEGPDVALWAETLTINAVDSMKPMQARYNIFCNPQGGAHDDTIFYRLSERWLLVVNGANAEKMWSHLNANIAGSVRLENLHGRNALIALQGPKSVAMLQPHVDVDLSALKYYFCAEGNVYGRPAIVARTGYTGEDGFELFVFGEHAPEIWTALLRDHAADGLEPCGLGARDVLRLEAGMPLYGHELTEEITPVQAGLQWALKTGKPEFIGRNALIEQMERDDYPRIAGLIMKGRAPAREGYPVFFGGEPAGEIRSGSMAPSVGGSNIATALLAKTAATVGASVEVEIRGTRHDATIVPLPFYKRPK, from the coding sequence ATGAGCACCTCAACGCAACTGCGCCGCACGGCGCTCTATCACGAGCACGGCAAACACGGTGGGCGCATGGTCCCGTTCGCGGGCTTCGAAATGCCGGTGCAGTACTCGAGCATCTTGAAGGAACACGACGCCGTGCGGCATCGCGCGGGACTCTTCGATCTCTCGCACATGGCGCAGTTTCTCATGGAAGGGCCGGATGTGGCGCTCTGGGCCGAGACGCTGACGATCAACGCGGTCGACTCGATGAAACCGATGCAGGCGCGCTACAATATCTTTTGCAATCCGCAGGGCGGCGCACACGACGATACGATTTTCTATCGCTTGAGCGAGCGCTGGCTGCTGGTGGTCAACGGCGCCAACGCCGAGAAGATGTGGAGTCATCTCAACGCAAACATCGCCGGAAGCGTGCGGCTCGAGAACTTGCACGGCCGCAACGCGCTGATCGCGTTGCAGGGTCCGAAGTCGGTCGCAATGCTGCAGCCGCACGTCGACGTGGATCTCTCCGCCTTGAAATATTACTTCTGCGCCGAGGGCAACGTCTACGGCCGGCCCGCGATCGTCGCGCGCACCGGATACACGGGTGAGGACGGTTTCGAACTCTTCGTCTTCGGCGAACATGCGCCCGAGATCTGGACGGCGCTGCTGCGCGATCATGCCGCCGACGGGCTCGAGCCGTGCGGTCTGGGGGCGCGCGACGTCTTGCGTCTGGAGGCCGGCATGCCGCTTTATGGCCACGAGCTGACCGAGGAGATCACGCCGGTGCAAGCCGGACTGCAATGGGCGCTCAAGACCGGCAAGCCGGAGTTCATCGGACGCAACGCCTTGATCGAGCAGATGGAGCGCGACGACTACCCGCGCATCGCCGGCCTGATCATGAAGGGCCGTGCGCCTGCCCGCGAAGGGTATCCGGTCTTTTTCGGGGGAGAGCCGGCGGGGGAGATCCGCAGCGGCTCGATGGCACCGTCGGTGGGCGGTTCGAATATCGCGACCGCGCTGCTCGCCAAGACCGCCGCAACCGTCGGTGCGAGCGTCGAGGTCGAGATTCGCGGAACGCGGCACGACGCGACGATCGTTCCGTTACCTTTTTATAAGCGTCCGAAGTAG
- a CDS encoding non-heme iron oxygenase ferredoxin subunit: protein MERRVAPAREIPPGTAKSFAVDGVEILICNLGGSFYAIDDVCTHDGGPLDQGEIEGACVICPRHGATFDVRTGAPTMPAVMPVQTYPVREDAGELYVEL, encoded by the coding sequence GTGGAACGGCGCGTGGCGCCCGCACGCGAGATCCCGCCGGGAACGGCTAAATCCTTTGCCGTCGACGGCGTGGAGATCTTGATTTGCAACCTCGGCGGTTCGTTCTACGCAATCGACGACGTCTGCACGCATGACGGCGGCCCGCTCGACCAAGGCGAGATCGAGGGCGCGTGCGTGATTTGCCCGCGTCACGGCGCGACGTTCGACGTGCGCACCGGCGCCCCGACGATGCCCGCCGTCATGCCGGTGCAAACCTATCCCGTGCGCGAAGACGCCGGCGAGCTGTACGTGGAGCTGTGA
- a CDS encoding fused MFS/spermidine synthase, with translation MPKTEHWQWYVEESAPTEAHHHAIETVFFSGRSDFQQVAVISTPVFGKMLILDGDTQSSQGDEKIYHESLVHPAMAASADRAEVLILGGGEGATLREVLRHPGVKRCTMVDIDGMVVDLSKKYLPEWANGAFEESRANVIIGDALAYMRAHDERFGVIISDLTEPLEDSPSNILFNEDVFHLIKSRLAPGGVYVLQASTAAFHNYSLHCKMARTLRRHYRHVTSFFTYVPAFDTDWAFLACSDTVDLASLDSAKVDAYCAQLRGENFFYDGQTHRRLFSLPLYLRRALAADGPVF, from the coding sequence ATGCCCAAAACCGAGCATTGGCAGTGGTACGTCGAAGAATCCGCTCCGACCGAGGCGCACCATCACGCCATCGAGACCGTGTTCTTCTCCGGCCGCTCCGACTTTCAACAGGTCGCGGTGATCTCGACGCCGGTTTTCGGCAAGATGCTGATCCTCGACGGTGACACACAGAGCTCTCAAGGCGACGAAAAGATCTATCATGAGTCGCTGGTGCATCCCGCGATGGCGGCGAGCGCCGACCGCGCCGAGGTGCTGATTCTCGGCGGCGGCGAGGGTGCGACCCTGCGCGAAGTGCTGCGCCACCCCGGCGTGAAACGCTGCACCATGGTCGATATCGACGGGATGGTCGTCGATCTCTCCAAGAAGTATCTGCCCGAATGGGCGAACGGCGCCTTCGAGGAGTCGCGCGCGAACGTGATCATCGGCGACGCCCTCGCCTACATGCGAGCGCATGACGAGCGCTTCGGCGTCATCATTTCGGATCTGACCGAACCGCTCGAGGACTCGCCCAGCAACATCTTATTCAACGAAGACGTCTTTCATCTGATCAAGTCGCGCCTTGCGCCGGGCGGCGTCTACGTGCTGCAAGCGAGCACGGCGGCGTTCCACAATTACTCGCTGCATTGCAAGATGGCGCGCACGCTGCGCCGGCATTATCGCCACGTGACGTCCTTTTTTACCTACGTGCCGGCTTTCGATACCGACTGGGCCTTCCTCGCCTGCAGCGACACGGTCGATCTTGCGAGCCTCGACTCGGCCAAGGTCGATGCCTATTGTGCCCAGTTGCGTGGCGAGAATTTCTTCTACGACGGCCAAACCCACCGGCGGCTCTTCTCGTTGCCGCTCTATTTGCGTCGTGCGCTCGCCGCCGATGGACCCGTGTTTTAG
- the rplU gene encoding 50S ribosomal protein L21, with protein sequence MYAIIQTGGKQMRVAEGDVIRTDLVDLEAGADVTFDQVVLASTGSGVKVGTPTLAGATVTGTVLRQAKDKKILVFRYKAKKRVRKLNGHRQRFAEVKITKISL encoded by the coding sequence ATGTACGCGATCATTCAGACCGGCGGCAAGCAAATGCGCGTTGCCGAGGGCGACGTCATCCGCACCGACCTCGTCGATCTCGAGGCCGGAGCCGACGTCACCTTCGATCAGGTCGTGCTCGCGAGCACCGGCAGCGGCGTGAAAGTCGGTACGCCCACCCTCGCGGGGGCCACTGTGACCGGGACCGTGCTGCGCCAAGCCAAGGACAAAAAGATCCTGGTCTTCCGCTATAAAGCGAAGAAGCGCGTGCGTAAGCTCAACGGCCACCGGCAACGCTTCGCCGAAGTCAAAATCACGAAAATCAGCCTTTAA
- the speD gene encoding adenosylmethionine decarboxylase — protein MKALGTHIVCELSGCDAAALTNVDAVREMMIGAANASRATIMEVAFHRFEPQGVSGVVVLAESHISIHTWPETGYAAMDFYTCGDHTDPWLACEFAAKALCAKTMLTTEVKRGIAQSSGAFTHVVTRDHETTALSA, from the coding sequence TTGAAGGCACTCGGTACGCACATCGTGTGCGAGTTGTCGGGCTGCGATGCAGCCGCACTCACCAACGTCGATGCGGTCCGCGAGATGATGATCGGAGCGGCCAATGCATCGCGCGCGACGATTATGGAAGTCGCATTTCATCGGTTCGAGCCCCAAGGCGTCTCCGGCGTGGTCGTCCTTGCCGAGTCGCACATCTCGATCCATACCTGGCCCGAGACGGGCTACGCCGCAATGGACTTTTATACGTGCGGCGACCACACCGATCCATGGCTGGCGTGCGAGTTCGCTGCGAAGGCACTGTGCGCCAAGACCATGCTGACCACGGAAGTGAAGCGGGGCATCGCGCAAAGCAGCGGCGCGTTCACCCACGTCGTTACCCGCGATCACGAAACAACCGCGCTCTCCGCATAA
- a CDS encoding PaaI family thioesterase, whose product MGIDFASAPHHWEKHKSHFVALLDLKLESVDHGKAIMRMPYRPEISNGSGAVHGGAIVSLCDTVFYVALASIYGREQDTVTVALQCNFLAPALPPHDLIAEATVLRAGRRICYGEVAVRSDGKLVAHATLNFLNSYPEEAPKA is encoded by the coding sequence GTGGGCATCGATTTCGCCTCCGCACCGCACCACTGGGAGAAACACAAGTCGCACTTCGTCGCGCTGCTGGATCTCAAACTGGAAAGCGTCGATCACGGCAAGGCGATCATGCGTATGCCGTATCGTCCCGAGATCTCGAACGGTTCCGGTGCCGTGCACGGGGGCGCGATCGTCAGTTTGTGTGACACCGTCTTCTACGTTGCGCTCGCATCGATCTACGGGCGGGAGCAAGACACGGTCACCGTTGCGCTGCAGTGCAATTTTCTCGCGCCGGCGCTTCCGCCGCACGATCTGATTGCCGAAGCGACGGTCCTGCGCGCCGGGCGGCGCATCTGCTACGGCGAGGTCGCGGTGCGCAGCGACGGCAAGCTGGTCGCGCACGCGACGCTCAATTTCCTGAACAGCTATCCGGAGGAGGCGCCGAAAGCATGA
- the gcvH gene encoding glycine cleavage system protein GcvH has protein sequence MADPATLLYSKEHEWVNIEGETATVGITDYAQDSLGDIVYVELPRVGKQIEQFGNIGVVESVKAVSDLFTPVGGEVLEINGALEGDPAAVNRDPYGEGWMFKVKLKDAGEKNNLLTAADYEKIAHN, from the coding sequence GTGGCGGACCCGGCAACGCTGCTGTACAGCAAAGAGCACGAGTGGGTGAACATCGAGGGAGAGACCGCGACGGTCGGAATCACCGACTACGCGCAGGACTCGCTCGGCGACATCGTCTACGTCGAGCTGCCGCGCGTCGGCAAGCAGATCGAGCAATTCGGCAACATCGGGGTGGTCGAATCGGTGAAAGCCGTTTCCGATCTGTTCACGCCGGTCGGCGGCGAAGTGCTCGAGATCAACGGTGCGCTCGAAGGTGACCCGGCCGCCGTGAACCGTGATCCGTACGGCGAGGGCTGGATGTTCAAAGTCAAGCTCAAGGACGCGGGCGAGAAGAACAATCTCCTCACCGCGGCCGACTACGAAAAGATCGCGCACAACTAG
- a CDS encoding ribosomal-processing cysteine protease Prp, with protein MTFYRDGRGRLSRFFASGHVEIPENSSDEYSLVCAAVSAVLQAARAGLEEHANIEVGAAMRAGLIDVNVPESARDDAAVIAIVATAELASEQLARQYPAHVRVTRSRQTG; from the coding sequence GTGACCTTTTACCGGGATGGCCGTGGGCGGCTCTCCCGGTTTTTTGCATCCGGTCATGTCGAAATCCCCGAGAATAGTTCCGATGAGTATTCGCTGGTCTGCGCGGCCGTTTCGGCGGTGCTTCAGGCCGCACGCGCAGGACTCGAAGAGCACGCGAATATCGAGGTCGGCGCAGCGATGCGCGCTGGGCTCATCGACGTGAACGTTCCCGAATCCGCGCGAGACGACGCCGCGGTGATTGCGATCGTCGCAACCGCCGAGCTGGCCAGCGAACAGCTCGCCCGGCAGTACCCGGCTCACGTCCGCGTAACACGCTCGCGCCAAACCGGGTAG
- the gcvPA gene encoding aminomethyl-transferring glycine dehydrogenase subunit GcvPA — MYTPHTEADVRAMLGAIGVGTLDDLLQVPEAIALKGRLDVVPALPEYQIGRRFEHFAAKNNGVDYVSFLGAGSYRHYAPPAIGALAMRGEFLTAYTPYQAEVSQGYLQAIYEWQTYVCLLTGMDLANASVYDGATALAEGAIMALNANGRKKVLISRAIDPNYRAVLKTYCDGLDVEIDEIPLTREGTTDPDALAAAVASKEYAAVALQSPNFFGNVDVLSPAAQQSVTASETVPIAVVTEAMSLGALAAPGSWGAQIVVGEAQSFGVAMAYGGPYVGFIASTKEHMRRIPGRLVGKSVDAQGRTAYVLTLQAREQHIRRERATSNICTNQAHCALIATIYLALMGKTGLRDVAALNLERSRELATAVSKLDGVKLKFSAPFFNEIVVDVRTSAREVLAKLRERKILGGVDLGRWYPEFSTCILMNATELTTTGEIEKLATALGEIIRVHANV, encoded by the coding sequence ATGTATACGCCCCACACGGAAGCCGATGTTCGGGCGATGCTCGGCGCGATCGGCGTCGGAACGCTCGACGATCTGCTCCAGGTTCCCGAAGCGATCGCCCTCAAGGGGAGGCTCGACGTCGTTCCCGCTCTTCCCGAATATCAAATCGGCCGGCGTTTCGAACACTTTGCCGCAAAAAATAACGGCGTCGATTACGTCTCGTTCTTGGGCGCCGGATCGTACCGGCACTACGCGCCGCCGGCCATCGGGGCACTGGCGATGCGCGGTGAATTTCTCACCGCGTACACGCCCTATCAAGCCGAGGTCTCGCAAGGCTATCTCCAGGCGATCTACGAGTGGCAGACCTACGTTTGTTTGCTGACCGGAATGGATCTGGCCAATGCGTCGGTGTACGACGGCGCGACCGCGCTGGCTGAGGGCGCGATCATGGCCCTCAACGCCAACGGCCGCAAAAAAGTGCTGATCTCGCGGGCCATCGATCCGAATTATCGCGCCGTGCTCAAGACCTATTGCGACGGTCTCGACGTCGAGATCGACGAAATCCCGCTCACGCGCGAAGGAACGACCGATCCGGATGCGCTCGCCGCGGCGGTTGCGTCGAAAGAATATGCGGCGGTGGCGTTACAATCGCCCAATTTTTTCGGGAACGTCGATGTGCTCTCGCCCGCCGCACAGCAGTCGGTTACGGCGAGTGAAACCGTGCCGATCGCCGTGGTCACGGAAGCAATGTCGCTCGGCGCTCTGGCCGCGCCGGGATCCTGGGGCGCGCAGATCGTCGTCGGCGAGGCGCAGAGCTTCGGCGTTGCGATGGCCTACGGCGGTCCGTACGTCGGGTTCATCGCTTCGACCAAGGAACACATGCGCCGGATCCCCGGCCGTTTGGTCGGCAAGAGTGTCGACGCGCAGGGTCGCACGGCGTACGTGCTGACACTGCAGGCGCGCGAGCAGCACATCCGCCGCGAGCGTGCAACCTCGAACATCTGCACGAATCAGGCTCACTGCGCGCTGATCGCCACGATCTATCTCGCCCTCATGGGCAAGACCGGGCTGCGCGACGTCGCCGCACTCAATCTCGAGCGCTCGCGCGAACTCGCCACGGCCGTCTCTAAACTGGACGGCGTGAAATTGAAATTCAGCGCGCCGTTCTTCAACGAGATCGTGGTCGACGTGCGCACGAGCGCGCGCGAAGTCTTGGCCAAGCTGCGCGAACGAAAGATTCTCGGCGGCGTCGATCTCGGCCGCTGGTATCCCGAATTCTCGACCTGCATCTTGATGAATGCGACCGAACTGACCACGACCGGCGAGATCGAGAAGCTCGCCACCGCCCTCGGAGAAATCATTCGTGTCCACGCCAACGTTTGA